Below is a window of Carettochelys insculpta isolate YL-2023 chromosome 4, ASM3395843v1, whole genome shotgun sequence DNA.
CGTGGCTGGATAGCAAAATAGGCTTCCAAAGACCTCTTCTCTGGCGCCGCGATAGAGGTGCGCTTTCTCTTCTTCTCAGCTCCGTTGAAGAGCTCCGGTTTGGTGAGCTTCTCCCGGTGAGATTTCTCTGCTTCTTCTAGCCAGGCTTGCAAGATGGGTTTGAGGGCGATCATGTTATTGTGGGACAAAGTAAGGGACTCAAACCTGCAGATGGTGCTTTGGCTCAGCGAGCCTACCCCGGGGATCTTCAGGTTAGCCAGGGCAGAGCCTACATCTGCCTGGGTCACTCCGAGCTTGATCCTCCTCTGCTTGAACCTTTCCGCAAAAGCTTCCAAATCCCGGGGATCCGCGTCCACGTCGCTCATGCATCCCATGTGAGAGGGCAGCCCGTGGGCATGGGCCAtgctcagagctgcctggtgcaTAGGGTTCATGCTGGCCATGTGCGGGGCATGGGCTGGCGTGGAGACCACCGAGCCGTCTGGTCCGGTCATGGCCCCCAGCGCCAGCCCTGGAGTGATGTGGTCTAAAAGCTCCCCTTCCAAAGCctggtggggctggtggtggtg
It encodes the following:
- the POU4F2 gene encoding POU domain, class 4, transcription factor 2 isoform X2; the encoded protein is MMSLNSKQPFSMPHGSGSLHEPKYSALSSSSEAMRRACLPTPQLQSNIFGGLDESLLARAEALAAVDIVSQTKSHHHHPPHHSPFKPDATYHTMNTIPCTSAASSSSVPISHPSALSGTHHHHHHHHHHHHQPHQALEGELLDHITPGLALGAMTGPDGSVVSTPAHAPHMASMNPMHQAALSMAHAHGLPSHMGCMSDVDADPRDLEAFAERFKQRRIKLGVTQADVGSALANLKIPGVGSLSQSTICRFESLTLSHNNMIALKPILQAWLEEAEKSHREKLTKPELFNGAEKKRKRTSIAAPEKRSLEAYFAIQPRPSSEKIAAIAEKLDLKKNVVRVWFCNQRQKQKRMKYSAGI